The following are from one region of the Desulfovibrio sp. TomC genome:
- a CDS encoding DUF262 domain-containing protein yields MKLLLNAGKIFFDHNILSVEVCMQEGKHGRIEAEIEREQSMVDYDTREFTIEYLVDKYIKNSERGTNEFFVPDYQREFVWDEYRQSKLIESIILGLPIPSMFFAENKDGRCEIVDGSQRVRTLAAFLSDELSLAHLQRLTELNGVRFSELPASRQRKIKNTALKLIFLSDSATEDVKNDLFERINKGSDLLKEMEKRKGILRGKFIDFIYNRCAKNKLFLQLTPICKMMKTRQEGEELILRFFAFFEMYPKYDTQHQGVARLLDSYVIEKNKTLTDDEEEVKYAQFESMLGAIQKVFEFGFAKDEKPQVSRVYFEALSVGAALALAEKGSLNFRRIPSSEILSDTEFYQHMSGKYKTHTQAKINSRIDYIKNIFLGM; encoded by the coding sequence ATGAAATTGTTGTTGAATGCTGGTAAGATTTTTTTTGATCATAATATTCTATCTGTTGAGGTTTGTATGCAAGAGGGTAAGCACGGCCGTATAGAAGCTGAGATAGAACGAGAGCAGTCAATGGTAGACTATGATACGCGTGAATTTACTATTGAATATTTAGTTGATAAATATATTAAAAATAGTGAAAGAGGCACTAATGAGTTTTTTGTGCCTGATTATCAGCGTGAATTTGTTTGGGATGAATATAGGCAGTCAAAGTTGATCGAATCCATAATACTTGGGCTTCCTATCCCAAGTATGTTTTTCGCAGAAAATAAAGATGGTCGATGTGAGATTGTTGATGGATCACAAAGGGTGAGAACTCTTGCCGCCTTTTTGTCTGACGAGTTGTCTTTGGCTCATCTTCAAAGGTTGACAGAATTGAATGGGGTGCGCTTTTCAGAGCTTCCGGCATCGCGGCAAAGAAAAATAAAGAATACTGCTTTAAAATTAATCTTTTTATCTGACAGTGCCACTGAAGATGTGAAGAATGACTTGTTTGAAAGGATTAATAAAGGAAGTGACCTATTAAAAGAAATGGAGAAGCGAAAAGGAATACTTAGAGGAAAGTTTATTGATTTTATATATAATAGGTGTGCAAAGAATAAACTTTTTCTTCAGCTCACTCCTATATGTAAGATGATGAAAACTAGGCAAGAAGGGGAAGAGCTGATTTTAAGGTTTTTTGCCTTCTTTGAAATGTATCCAAAATACGACACACAACATCAAGGAGTTGCTAGGCTGCTAGACTCTTATGTCATAGAAAAGAACAAAACCTTAACGGACGACGAGGAGGAGGTAAAATATGCACAGTTTGAGTCGATGTTAGGTGCAATTCAGAAGGTGTTTGAGTTTGGTTTTGCTAAGGATGAGAAGCCGCAAGTTTCTAGAGTGTATTTTGAGGCACTTTCAGTCGGTGCTGCGCTTGCGTTAGCTGAAAAAGGTAGCCTGAATTTTCGGAGGATTCCTTCGTCTGAAATACTATCTGATACTGAATTTTATCAACATATGTCTGGAAAGTATAAAACGCATACACAGGCAAAGATTAATTCTCGGATAGATTATATCAAGAATATTTTTTTGGGTATGTGA
- a CDS encoding MAE_28990/MAE_18760 family HEPN-like nuclease yields the protein MPLASVVSDLTRKKAEAEILLSEIQKKEKGVGNALLCTVLKSSIVLVLYNTVESTMYSVLEILHEKCQAKHFNELSDCQKEIFALMHFGKNGSKRYKENIELTISGELKFPSFESYSDGEKIFSGNLDARRINKILAVYGVRYSVDKAYGRSFLEVKTLRNKLAHGECSFSMACRNKLVTDIESMSGHIFTGLNNIVMHLNGHIRAMA from the coding sequence ATGCCACTTGCTTCTGTTGTTTCTGATTTAACAAGAAAAAAGGCAGAGGCCGAAATACTTCTCTCCGAAATTCAAAAAAAAGAAAAAGGTGTTGGAAATGCCCTGCTATGTACTGTTCTGAAGTCGTCAATAGTTTTAGTTCTATATAATACAGTTGAATCAACGATGTATTCTGTTTTAGAAATTTTACACGAAAAGTGTCAAGCAAAGCATTTTAATGAATTAAGTGATTGTCAAAAAGAAATATTTGCGCTTATGCATTTTGGTAAAAATGGATCGAAAAGGTATAAAGAAAATATAGAGTTGACAATTTCAGGGGAATTGAAATTTCCTAGTTTTGAAAGTTATTCCGATGGAGAAAAGATATTTTCAGGAAATCTTGATGCGAGAAGAATTAATAAGATTTTGGCAGTCTATGGCGTGCGATATTCCGTTGATAAGGCTTATGGGCGATCTTTTCTAGAGGTGAAAACTTTGCGGAATAAATTGGCACACGGAGAGTGCTCGTTTTCCATGGCGTGTAGAAATAAGTTAGTAACCGATATCGAATCTATGTCTGGTCATATATTTACTGGCTTGAATAATATTGTCATGCATTTAAATGGACACATTAGAGCGATGGCATAA
- a CDS encoding methyl-accepting chemotaxis protein translates to MRSKLAFKFLSPAFLVVVVGMSVLFIVNSVTQRNAFEKIFKENMALLAQSMIEGVSDDVRTRKDLLTYLATTPEVTAALLDHAQSPEAGAYLDRFLNSVKSSGLGYVNLFDTKGDLVISTIKGTGKINVADRPFFQPIISGKKGLFLSYQISRATQKPVVAYSVPIRGADGSVIGLMLSGQEMADLTKSLNAVKIGTTGFAALLEGEGGTVLAHPNAELILKTDFAKTPQGQAVMAVKDQAIVEADGRLLAVSRDAETGLLLLISAPVEDMNVHVAASTRANLLIGACVTLVLLAVLFWLTRRVVLTPLSVCSAFALAVSHGRFEESLALKRTDEIGSLADALREMLRKLRQSFEEVTAERSAAQRHAEKANQACQEAVEANGQAERARQEGMLAAASRLQDVVEAMSDYSQELSSRIHQAGQGTQDQMDRTRETATAMEEMNATVLGVAKNATEAAASSNDARHKAQDGAGIVGKVVSGIAEVQRQALGMKEDMGVLGKQAEGIGQIMNVISDIADQTNLLALNAAIEAARAGEAGRGFAVVADEVRKLAEKTMSATKEVGNAIQGIQQGTRKNMDNVDRTTRTIEEATALAKMSGETLDEIVRRVEYASDQVRSIATASEEQSATSEEINHSMEQVAAISSDTAQAMEHASLAVSELIKQTEVLQNLIVTLKSEGGIAAIGA, encoded by the coding sequence GGTCGTCGTAGGCATGAGCGTTTTGTTCATTGTCAACTCGGTGACCCAGCGCAATGCGTTCGAAAAAATCTTCAAAGAAAATATGGCCCTTCTTGCGCAGTCCATGATCGAAGGCGTTTCCGACGACGTCCGCACCCGCAAGGACCTGCTGACCTATCTTGCAACAACCCCTGAAGTTACGGCCGCGCTCCTGGACCATGCCCAATCCCCGGAAGCCGGAGCATACTTGGACCGTTTTCTGAATTCCGTAAAAAGTTCCGGACTCGGCTACGTCAATCTCTTCGACACCAAAGGAGATCTGGTCATCTCCACGATAAAGGGGACAGGCAAGATCAACGTCGCGGATCGTCCCTTTTTCCAGCCGATCATAAGCGGCAAAAAAGGCCTTTTCCTCAGCTACCAGATCAGCCGGGCCACCCAAAAACCTGTTGTCGCGTACTCCGTGCCCATACGGGGAGCGGACGGCTCCGTCATCGGCCTTATGCTCTCCGGGCAGGAGATGGCCGACCTGACCAAAAGCCTCAACGCCGTGAAGATCGGCACCACAGGCTTCGCCGCGCTGTTGGAAGGGGAAGGCGGCACGGTCCTGGCGCATCCGAACGCCGAACTGATCCTGAAAACCGATTTTGCCAAGACCCCCCAGGGGCAGGCCGTCATGGCGGTGAAGGATCAGGCCATCGTCGAGGCAGACGGCAGGCTGCTGGCCGTCAGCCGCGATGCGGAGACCGGACTGCTGCTTCTCATCTCGGCCCCTGTTGAAGACATGAATGTCCATGTTGCCGCCTCGACCCGGGCCAATCTCCTCATCGGGGCCTGCGTGACCCTGGTCTTGCTGGCGGTTCTGTTCTGGCTGACCAGACGGGTGGTGCTGACGCCGCTTTCCGTTTGCTCGGCGTTCGCCCTGGCCGTGTCCCATGGTCGCTTTGAAGAATCGCTGGCCCTCAAGCGGACCGACGAGATCGGTTCCCTGGCGGATGCGTTGCGCGAAATGCTGCGCAAACTGCGCCAAAGCTTTGAAGAGGTCACGGCTGAGAGAAGCGCGGCCCAACGCCACGCCGAAAAAGCCAACCAGGCCTGCCAGGAAGCCGTTGAAGCGAACGGACAGGCCGAGCGGGCGCGCCAGGAAGGAATGCTGGCGGCTGCGTCCAGGCTGCAAGATGTGGTGGAAGCCATGTCTGACTATTCCCAGGAGCTTTCCAGCCGCATCCATCAGGCCGGACAGGGCACTCAGGATCAAATGGACCGCACCCGAGAAACCGCAACCGCAATGGAAGAGATGAACGCCACTGTCCTTGGGGTGGCAAAAAACGCGACCGAGGCGGCTGCATCCTCAAACGACGCCCGACACAAGGCCCAGGATGGCGCTGGGATCGTCGGAAAGGTTGTCAGCGGTATTGCCGAGGTTCAAAGGCAGGCCCTTGGCATGAAGGAAGATATGGGCGTGCTGGGAAAACAGGCCGAGGGAATCGGCCAGATAATGAACGTCATCTCGGACATCGCCGACCAGACGAATCTGCTGGCCCTCAACGCGGCGATTGAGGCGGCCAGGGCCGGTGAAGCGGGACGCGGTTTTGCCGTGGTGGCCGATGAAGTGCGCAAGCTGGCGGAAAAGACCATGAGCGCGACGAAAGAGGTCGGAAACGCCATCCAAGGCATCCAACAAGGCACCCGAAAAAACATGGACAATGTGGACCGTACGACCAGGACCATAGAAGAAGCCACCGCCCTGGCGAAAATGTCGGGAGAAACTCTCGATGAAATCGTCCGCCGGGTGGAATATGCTTCGGATCAAGTTCGCTCAATCGCAACGGCCTCTGAAGAACAATCTGCCACCAGCGAGGAAATCAATCATTCCATGGAGCAGGTCGCCGCCATCTCTTCGGATACGGCTCAGGCAATGGAGCATGCCTCGCTGGCGGTATCGGAACTCATCAAGCAGACCGAAGTACTTCAAAATCTCATTGTAACCCTGAAATCCGAAGGTGGAATAGCGGCAATTGGCGCTTGA